The Chthonomonadales bacterium genome contains a region encoding:
- a CDS encoding NPCBM/NEW2 domain-containing protein → MTRARLGAAACLLIAAAASSSAGAGEAIRWLDTLNLAAMRQGWAAPRARLSVQGRPITVAGRRFARGIGTHAASAWTLELSGAPARLVAWVGVDDEMAGHSASVEFVVTGGGRTLWRSGTMRLGDPARRVDVRVDGVRLLRLLVTDAGDGIDSDHADWGDAAIVGPGAAAVAPRAALGIAVLDPAIVRPDWGAARFDRAADGGPLRAGGRSFGEGVGMRAGADVLFTALGRRYARFEASAAVDGPGAARLRVLVDGRERFRSSVLRAGDAPIPVAVSLAGAGELRLVVDRVGSGEPPRAAWGDGRLVAAPHVPAEAPARAVRVVRGGGLEALIGADGALVGLRSPRLGGRLGVRGATRLAGCVAGPARLRAVPGGGVESERGVLDPVTGARCRLRERFLSTRSSVRWEVEVRGAGRPWSTPIETALRWPDAAKARFWTAWADPRPARAPGWADPLTVARFAPRLLWYGAAHERPLSPVDGYSLDPTDIFSLPIATVLYAARGGAVSVVQSPDDRLLDVKVATDAAGMVCLSRSNHRIEAGRPVRFAIDLTAHPPDPRAALGWLVRRYPRSFEPAVPAARDMAGCGAYSSWQGELDLRKLRRMAFRVNWQASFEFPYMGMFLPPVGPEQEWTSFRREATSQGRLNAYYARMASLGFHVLAYFNVTEFGAGIQAAPPPGRAALDADLWRDPNGFLWWRLEGAVLRDAAGRPIGSWEGAVAMDPGEPAYRDFLVEQARRHLERTPAMAGICIDRTDWTRYHNLRRDDGVSWVNGGPARSLQVSWDEVMGRIGPSMHRAGKVVFLNTLVRRLDLMRQADGIYDEFGMYPGALNAAALLGLRKSVIAWTSSPDDLRPAPDGFFQRYLHLGVFPTAPFPGNDHSIRPDAWADAQYLAYGPLLECLRGREWVLEPNAARAAPALANLFRVPEGYVAPITFGGAARQATLRLRRLAGLERGGLICEALLPDEAGWRRVPWRREAAGLRLRVPLARGCAMVRVRAAARSSGG, encoded by the coding sequence GTGACGCGCGCCCGCCTGGGCGCCGCCGCGTGCCTGCTGATCGCGGCGGCGGCCTCCTCCAGCGCCGGCGCGGGCGAGGCCATTCGCTGGCTTGACACCCTGAATCTCGCCGCCATGCGCCAGGGCTGGGCCGCGCCGCGCGCGCGCCTTTCGGTGCAGGGCAGGCCCATCACCGTTGCCGGACGCCGCTTCGCGCGCGGCATCGGCACCCACGCCGCCTCCGCCTGGACGCTGGAGCTCTCCGGCGCGCCCGCGCGCCTGGTGGCCTGGGTGGGCGTCGACGACGAGATGGCCGGCCATTCCGCGAGCGTCGAGTTCGTCGTGACCGGCGGTGGCCGGACGCTCTGGCGCAGCGGCACGATGCGCCTGGGCGACCCCGCGCGGCGCGTCGACGTGAGGGTCGACGGCGTGCGTCTGCTGCGCCTGCTCGTCACGGACGCCGGCGACGGCATCGACAGCGACCACGCCGACTGGGGCGACGCCGCGATCGTCGGCCCCGGCGCGGCGGCTGTCGCGCCGCGCGCGGCGCTCGGGATCGCCGTGCTCGACCCGGCGATCGTTCGGCCGGATTGGGGCGCCGCTCGCTTCGACCGCGCGGCCGATGGTGGGCCACTCCGCGCGGGAGGACGCTCGTTCGGGGAAGGCGTGGGCATGCGCGCCGGCGCCGACGTCCTGTTCACCGCGCTCGGCCGGCGCTACGCGCGCTTCGAGGCCTCCGCCGCCGTCGACGGCCCCGGCGCGGCGCGCTTGCGAGTGCTCGTCGACGGGCGTGAGCGGTTCCGGAGCTCGGTGCTGCGCGCCGGCGATGCGCCGATCCCCGTTGCGGTCTCGCTGGCCGGCGCGGGAGAGCTCCGTCTCGTCGTGGATCGGGTCGGCTCCGGCGAGCCGCCGCGCGCGGCCTGGGGCGACGGCCGCCTGGTCGCGGCCCCCCACGTGCCGGCAGAGGCGCCGGCGCGCGCGGTGCGCGTGGTGCGCGGCGGCGGGCTGGAGGCGCTGATTGGGGCCGACGGCGCGCTCGTCGGGTTGCGCTCGCCGCGGCTCGGCGGCCGCCTCGGCGTGCGCGGGGCCACCCGCCTGGCCGGCTGCGTGGCCGGGCCGGCGCGGCTGCGCGCGGTGCCCGGCGGCGGCGTCGAATCGGAGCGCGGCGTGCTCGACCCCGTCACGGGCGCGCGGTGCCGACTGCGCGAGCGGTTCCTCTCCACGCGCTCGAGCGTGCGGTGGGAGGTGGAGGTCCGCGGCGCGGGCCGCCCGTGGAGCACGCCGATCGAGACGGCCTTGCGCTGGCCGGATGCCGCGAAGGCGCGCTTCTGGACGGCCTGGGCCGACCCGCGGCCCGCGCGCGCGCCGGGCTGGGCGGATCCGCTCACGGTGGCGCGCTTCGCGCCCAGGCTCCTCTGGTACGGCGCGGCGCACGAGCGGCCCCTGAGCCCGGTCGACGGCTACTCACTCGACCCGACCGACATCTTCTCGCTGCCCATCGCCACCGTTCTTTATGCCGCGCGAGGCGGCGCGGTCAGCGTCGTCCAGTCGCCCGATGATCGCCTGCTCGACGTGAAGGTGGCCACGGACGCAGCCGGCATGGTCTGCCTCTCGCGGTCCAACCATCGCATCGAGGCCGGACGGCCGGTCCGCTTCGCGATCGACCTGACGGCGCACCCCCCGGATCCGCGCGCGGCCCTGGGCTGGCTCGTCCGCCGCTACCCGCGCAGCTTCGAGCCCGCCGTGCCGGCGGCGCGCGACATGGCCGGGTGCGGCGCCTACAGCTCGTGGCAGGGCGAGCTGGACCTCAGGAAACTCAGGCGCATGGCGTTTCGCGTGAACTGGCAGGCCAGCTTCGAGTTCCCCTACATGGGCATGTTCCTGCCGCCAGTGGGGCCCGAGCAGGAGTGGACCAGCTTCCGGCGCGAGGCGACCTCGCAGGGCCGGCTGAACGCCTACTACGCGCGGATGGCCTCCCTGGGCTTCCACGTGCTCGCCTACTTCAACGTGACGGAGTTCGGCGCCGGCATCCAGGCCGCGCCGCCGCCGGGCAGGGCCGCCCTCGACGCCGACCTGTGGCGCGACCCCAACGGTTTCCTCTGGTGGCGCCTGGAGGGCGCGGTGCTCCGCGACGCGGCCGGGCGCCCCATCGGCTCGTGGGAGGGCGCCGTGGCGATGGACCCGGGCGAGCCGGCCTACCGCGACTTCCTGGTGGAGCAGGCCCGTCGGCACCTGGAACGCACCCCGGCCATGGCCGGAATCTGCATCGACCGCACCGACTGGACCCGCTACCACAACCTGCGCCGCGACGACGGCGTGAGCTGGGTGAACGGGGGGCCGGCGCGCTCCCTCCAGGTGTCGTGGGACGAGGTCATGGGCCGCATCGGCCCATCGATGCACCGCGCGGGCAAGGTCGTGTTCCTGAACACGCTCGTGCGCCGGCTGGACCTCATGCGCCAGGCCGACGGCATCTACGACGAGTTCGGCATGTACCCGGGCGCCCTCAACGCCGCAGCGCTCCTGGGGCTGCGCAAGTCGGTGATCGCCTGGACATCGTCGCCGGACGACCTGCGCCCGGCCCCCGACGGCTTCTTCCAGCGCTACCTGCACCTGGGCGTCTTCCCCACTGCGCCCTTCCCGGGCAACGACCACTCGATCCGGCCGGACGCCTGGGCCGATGCGCAGTACCTGGCGTACGGCCCGCTGCTGGAGTGCCTGCGCGGACGCGAGTGGGTGCTGGAGCCGAACGCCGCGCGCGCCGCTCCAGCGCTCGCCAACCTCTTTCGCGTGCCGGAGGGCTATGTGGCGCCGATCACGTTTGGCGGCGCGGCGCGTCAGGCTACGCTGCGGCTCCGGAGGCTGGCCGGCCTGGAGCGCGGTGGGCTGATCTGCGAGGCGCTGCTGCCGGACGAGGCTGGGTGGCGGCGTGTGCCGTGGCGACGTGAGGCGGCGGGTCTGCGATTGCGCGTGCCGCTGGCGCGCGGGTGCGCGATGGTGCGCGTGCGCGCGGCGGCGCGTTCTAGCGGCGGTTGA
- a CDS encoding pentapeptide repeat-containing protein, translating to MGAGPANWADLEREGADFAGRDLAEARMARSTFTRCRFAGAFLGEAEIVGCRFEECDFSNARLNAAVLRESAFTTCRFDGAGLFLARFELCSLAGSSFVDVDMSAVTIAGGNWSWANLRHRNLGGLDLRDVTLAEADLYGASLAGADLRGADLTRANLDAASLTRADLRGAVLSGAILRTADLRDARLDVEQAMELARCHGARIG from the coding sequence ATGGGGGCCGGGCCGGCGAACTGGGCGGATCTGGAGCGTGAGGGCGCCGACTTCGCCGGGCGCGACCTGGCGGAGGCGCGTATGGCGCGCTCCACCTTTACGCGCTGCCGGTTCGCGGGGGCCTTTCTCGGCGAGGCCGAGATCGTCGGTTGCCGCTTCGAGGAGTGCGACTTCTCCAACGCCCGCCTGAACGCCGCCGTGCTGCGCGAGTCGGCCTTCACCACCTGCCGCTTCGACGGCGCCGGGCTTTTCCTGGCCCGCTTCGAGCTGTGTTCGCTCGCAGGCTCCTCCTTCGTCGACGTCGACATGAGCGCCGTCACGATCGCGGGTGGCAACTGGTCGTGGGCAAACCTCCGCCACCGCAACTTAGGCGGGCTCGACCTGCGGGACGTGACGCTGGCGGAGGCCGACCTCTACGGCGCCAGCCTGGCCGGAGCCGACCTGCGCGGCGCCGACCTCACCCGCGCCAACCTCGACGCGGCCTCCCTGACGCGCGCCGACCTGCGCGGCGCGGTGCTTTCCGGCGCCATCCTCCGAACCGCCGACCTCCGCGATGCCCGACTGGACGTGGAACAGGCGATGGAGCTCGCCCGCTGCCACGGCGCGCGCATCGGCTGA
- a CDS encoding glycoside hydrolase family 127 protein, producing the protein MRTLLACIAIAWCAAAGAAPGHREPRMTVQPFPLTRVRLSSGPCRAALEADHRYLRSLDPERLLHSFRLNAGLPSSAKPLGGWEAPDIEVRGHFVGHYVSACAMMYQATGDPEMKARVDRVVAGWAECQKALGGGYLSAFPATFWDRLEKMDRPPWAPFYTIHKIMAGLYDAYTRCGSRQALEVLKGMAAYFKHRADRLTTWEMDRLLNVEFGGIAETLHDLYGVTHDPAHLELACRFDQPAFLGPLALEHDNLSRIHANTQIPKICAAARRYELTGDERYRTIVRYFWDRVVHHRAYATGGCTDGEAWGDPDHLAGALSPTNQECCTTYNMLRVTRYLFRWTGDPAYADYYERAFLNGILGTQRADDGMLMYYVPLATGYAKGFGTPEGAFWCCYGTGIESFAKLADSIYFHDDRALYVNLFISSTVDWEEKGLRVEQSTGFPDEPSTSIVVRAGRPVRAALKVRVPAWATGARAMLNGNPAGTPRPGAYLEIEREWRDGDRVELTLPMTLRAVPMPDDPDMVAFACGPIVLAGIVGPGVAPASQESENPVAPLRVQGGVRLLTGDARRPATVLEPVAGRPLTFRAVGQEEATTFVPLERVTNEPYGVYWIVAAEGSARHRAMMDAREAKRRRDARRVDEVLPDVAESERAHGLKGEKTASGPWAGSHWRHAEPGGWWSWDLAVPPDTPVTLVCTYWGDDNPPRTFDIVVDGAVVGTQSLNHDRPGQLFDVEYPLPPELTRGKSRVTVRFVPHAGCMAGGVFGCAVLRPEPPK; encoded by the coding sequence ATGCGCACGCTGCTCGCGTGCATCGCCATCGCCTGGTGCGCGGCGGCCGGCGCCGCGCCGGGGCACAGGGAGCCGCGAATGACGGTACAACCCTTCCCGCTCACGCGGGTCCGCCTGTCCAGCGGACCGTGCCGCGCGGCCCTGGAGGCCGACCACCGCTACCTGCGCTCGCTCGACCCGGAGCGCCTGCTGCACAGCTTTCGCCTCAACGCGGGCCTGCCCTCCAGCGCGAAGCCGCTCGGCGGTTGGGAGGCGCCCGACATCGAGGTTCGCGGCCACTTCGTCGGCCACTACGTCTCCGCCTGCGCGATGATGTACCAGGCCACCGGGGACCCGGAGATGAAGGCTCGCGTGGACCGCGTCGTCGCCGGCTGGGCCGAGTGCCAGAAGGCGCTCGGCGGCGGCTATCTCTCGGCGTTCCCCGCCACCTTCTGGGATCGCCTGGAGAAGATGGACCGGCCGCCGTGGGCCCCGTTCTACACGATCCACAAGATCATGGCCGGGCTCTACGACGCCTACACCCGGTGCGGCAGTCGCCAGGCGCTCGAGGTGCTCAAGGGCATGGCCGCCTACTTCAAGCACCGCGCCGACCGCCTGACCACCTGGGAGATGGACCGTCTGCTCAACGTGGAGTTCGGAGGCATCGCCGAGACGCTGCACGATCTGTACGGTGTGACCCACGACCCCGCCCACCTCGAGCTCGCCTGTCGCTTCGACCAGCCGGCGTTCCTTGGCCCGCTCGCCCTGGAGCACGACAACCTGAGCCGCATCCACGCCAACACGCAGATCCCCAAGATCTGCGCGGCCGCGCGCCGCTATGAGCTTACCGGCGACGAGCGCTACCGCACCATCGTCCGCTATTTCTGGGACCGCGTGGTGCATCATCGCGCGTACGCGACCGGCGGCTGCACCGACGGCGAGGCGTGGGGCGACCCCGACCACCTGGCAGGGGCGCTCTCACCCACCAACCAGGAGTGCTGCACAACCTACAACATGCTGCGCGTCACGCGCTACCTCTTCCGCTGGACCGGTGACCCGGCCTACGCCGACTACTACGAGCGCGCCTTCCTCAACGGGATCCTGGGCACCCAGCGCGCCGACGACGGCATGCTGATGTACTATGTGCCGCTCGCGACCGGGTACGCGAAGGGGTTCGGCACGCCGGAGGGCGCCTTCTGGTGCTGCTACGGCACGGGCATCGAGTCCTTCGCCAAGCTGGCCGACAGCATCTACTTCCACGATGACCGCGCCCTGTACGTCAACCTGTTCATCTCGTCCACCGTGGATTGGGAGGAGAAGGGGCTGCGCGTCGAGCAGTCCACGGGCTTCCCCGACGAGCCTTCGACCTCGATCGTCGTGCGAGCGGGGCGCCCCGTGCGCGCGGCGCTGAAGGTGCGCGTGCCCGCGTGGGCGACCGGTGCCCGCGCCATGCTCAACGGGAATCCCGCAGGCACGCCTCGCCCTGGCGCCTATCTGGAGATCGAGCGCGAGTGGCGCGATGGGGATCGCGTGGAGTTGACCTTGCCGATGACGCTGCGCGCCGTGCCGATGCCGGACGACCCCGACATGGTGGCCTTCGCCTGCGGGCCGATCGTGCTTGCCGGCATTGTCGGGCCGGGAGTCGCGCCCGCGTCGCAGGAGAGCGAGAACCCGGTCGCGCCCCTGCGCGTGCAGGGCGGCGTGCGTCTGCTCACGGGCGACGCCCGGCGGCCCGCAACGGTGCTGGAGCCGGTCGCCGGCCGGCCGCTGACCTTCCGCGCGGTAGGTCAGGAGGAGGCAACGACCTTCGTGCCGCTGGAGCGCGTGACCAACGAGCCCTACGGCGTCTACTGGATCGTCGCGGCCGAGGGCAGCGCGCGGCATCGGGCCATGATGGACGCGCGCGAGGCCAAGCGCCGGCGCGACGCCCGCCGCGTCGACGAGGTGCTGCCCGACGTGGCCGAGTCGGAGCGGGCGCACGGGCTCAAGGGCGAGAAGACGGCCTCCGGCCCCTGGGCCGGCTCGCATTGGCGCCACGCGGAGCCCGGCGGTTGGTGGAGTTGGGACCTGGCGGTCCCGCCAGATACGCCCGTCACGCTCGTATGCACCTACTGGGGCGACGACAACCCGCCCCGCACCTTCGACATCGTGGTGGACGGCGCGGTGGTTGGCACGCAAAGCCTGAACCACGACAGGCCTGGCCAGCTCTTCGACGTGGAGTACCCGCTGCCGCCGGAGCTGACCCGCGGCAAGAGCCGCGTGACGGTGCGCTTCGTGCCGCACGCGGGGTGCATGGCCGGCGGCGTGTTCGGCTGCGCCGTGCTGCGCCCCGAGCCACCGAAGTGA
- a CDS encoding VCBS repeat-containing protein, which produces MRWERVSSRDGQIPTPPGAEQQTLCLTLDADGDGRVEVVIGCRNRGPALVWYRRVAERWTVQVIEPEPIPIEAGGVVCDVDGDGNPDIIAGEDYQGSRVYWWRNPYPRLAPRVPWERHLIKEGGGTQHHDQIWGDFDADGRPELVFWNQGAGKLLRATPPADPRQGPWPVRDLWSGAGEGLAAGDVDGDGRPELLAGGRWFRHEGGGRFASFVIDPEQTHPRIALGDLNGDGRLEVVMAPGDTDGRLSWYERRGDGARPTDWVRHDLLPQPVRHGHSLAVADFSRDGHLDVMCGEMRRWTAGDDHPTARLRVFLGDGRGDFTPTVLSTGLGVHEARVADVDGDGRPDIVAKPYSWDTPRLDLWLNRR; this is translated from the coding sequence ATGCGCTGGGAGCGCGTGTCCAGCCGCGACGGTCAGATTCCGACGCCGCCGGGCGCCGAGCAGCAGACGCTCTGCCTCACGTTGGACGCCGACGGCGACGGCCGCGTCGAGGTGGTCATCGGTTGCCGCAACCGCGGTCCGGCGCTCGTCTGGTACCGGCGCGTCGCCGAACGCTGGACGGTGCAGGTGATCGAGCCCGAGCCCATCCCGATCGAGGCGGGCGGCGTCGTATGCGACGTGGACGGCGACGGGAACCCGGACATCATCGCCGGAGAGGACTATCAGGGTTCGCGAGTCTACTGGTGGAGGAACCCGTATCCGCGGCTCGCGCCCCGCGTGCCCTGGGAACGCCACCTCATCAAGGAGGGCGGCGGAACGCAGCACCACGACCAGATCTGGGGTGACTTCGACGCCGACGGCCGGCCGGAGCTCGTCTTCTGGAACCAGGGCGCGGGCAAGCTGCTCCGCGCGACCCCACCGGCCGACCCCCGCCAGGGACCCTGGCCGGTCCGCGATCTCTGGTCCGGCGCCGGGGAGGGCCTGGCGGCGGGCGACGTGGACGGCGACGGTCGGCCCGAGCTCCTGGCCGGCGGCAGGTGGTTCCGGCACGAGGGCGGCGGCCGCTTCGCCTCGTTCGTCATCGACCCGGAGCAGACCCACCCGCGGATCGCGCTCGGCGACCTGAACGGCGACGGCCGGCTGGAGGTCGTGATGGCCCCCGGAGACACCGACGGCCGCCTGAGCTGGTACGAGCGGCGAGGTGACGGCGCCCGTCCCACCGACTGGGTGCGCCATGACCTGCTCCCCCAGCCGGTGCGCCACGGCCACAGCCTCGCCGTGGCCGACTTCAGCCGCGACGGCCACCTCGACGTGATGTGCGGCGAGATGCGCCGCTGGACCGCCGGCGACGATCACCCGACGGCGCGGCTCCGGGTCTTCCTGGGCGACGGGCGCGGCGACTTCACACCCACCGTCCTCTCCACCGGCCTCGGCGTGCACGAGGCGCGCGTGGCCGACGTGGATGGTGACGGCCGCCCCGACATCGTTGCCAAGCCCTACTCCTGGGACACGCCACGCCTCGACCTCTGGCTCAACCGCCGCTAG